The Dromaius novaehollandiae isolate bDroNov1 chromosome 4, bDroNov1.hap1, whole genome shotgun sequence genome contains the following window.
GCTGGCTGCAGGTGAAGATGAGGAATCGGCAGTAATGTCCCATGGCGTGAATATCGGGTGCCCCGGTGCAGCTGTAGCCACAGCTCTTAATTATTCTGTGCCTCAGGTTTCCAACCCAGCCTCAGCAGGCAGCACCAGATGgtgaaaggggggaggaaaaaaagcccgCAAATCATTGCAGGGTCGTTCTGGACAGCTCTGAGCAGATCCAGGACCTGATGCCTTttggaaggagcagagcagaaaggggaggagtagaagggggagggggaaagaaccATTTATTAAAACCAGGTCCCTCAACCCAGCAATGGGCAAGGGGCTCAGccttcttttttgatttttttttttttttttttttttttttgctctgtaacTGCAGCACTTAGGGCACTGAAAAGGTAGTGCAGGTAGCAAAGCCAGGTGAGAGGGCAGGGTAGCCTGTGAGCATGTGCTCCTGAAATCTCCACTTCAACAAAAATTACTCTTCAGTGGCAGTTTCACCTTCAGAGTCTCCGCTTAAGCCACTCATGGGGCATGCTCTTCTGGAGGGGGGCCTGCTGCTTTGTGACCACCCAGAGCGTGGCCCGTGTgcctgtccccctccccccccaccccactcccCCCATGCCCACCAAAGGACCAGTCACTGTCTTCCTGCTGAGCTTTTTGCCCCCGACTCTCCTTGGTTGTTTGTGGCAGAAACAAACCCAGCTGCAACCTTCATCCAGCCCCACTGAAAGCACCTAGCACCACCTCAGCTGCGGATGGTGGAAATTTGAGCGGTCGGCCCAATGTAGTGCTAGAGGAGGCCGCGCACAGCTCATGCAGCCCCTGCCACCCACCCCGGGCAGGGATGGGTTCAGCTGCCATGCTTGAGCCTAAGGGTGCCAACACGCTCTCCTGGCAttgccttgctgctggctgtggtttccAGCATATGCAGGGAACTCAATTTACCAAGCCTAAAAATACCACCTGTCCAAGTAGAAAGTGGTATTTTGGGGAAGGGTTTTGGCCTGCTGGAAACAGCTTCTCCCTGACTATCCTGTGGTTATACTCTACATGAACAAGGTAAAGACACTTGTGCCAGCACTGctaagctttaaaaaacaaaaacaaaaaaagaaaagaagagaaatgaaaagaaacaaaccaaaatcaGGAATCTAGTATTTCCATTCCTTCAGAGCATCAGCAAAGCCCAAATAAGGGCAGCTGAATTAAGACACGAGCTCACTCTGTCCATGCACAAGCCAGCAGGAAGCTGGCTCAGCCCAAACTTGGGCTAATTCACTTTTTGGGACTCAGGCATCTTGGTGCATGGGCAGAAGGAGCTCATGCTGGCTTGCAAGGAGCCGCACAGCCATGCACTTGTGCTTGGCTAAACCATTCTGTAAAAGAACATCTTAGCACAAAACAGCTTGTAAGCATGCCTTCAAGCTGGGgagttttctcctgttttctgccaaggtccctctgagaGCAAACTGAGGAGACATTAAGAGGAGCAGGCCGAAACTTGCCCCTTAGCCCAGGTGGTCAGAGACCACCAGCCTCCCCCTAGCCCTCCAAGGCCATGTCCTGTCATAACAGTACATGCAGCTCTTTGGCAGCTGAGTATCAACTGTGTAGCTTAGAAACCCGAATTCACATCAACTGAGCTAAGATCACCcttgtgggtcttttttttttggcaatgagGAATGGACATTTAATCAGAGAACATAAGTGCTCACTTTGGATGCTTTGAGGAACAGCCCCAATTGTGTAAACTGCAGTAGCTGCATatacaacaccccccccccccccaaatttcatTGAATGTTGTGTGCCTCATTCCCCTTAAGGACACACTGGGAAATGGGAATCACTCCTCATTAGTAGGCAGTTAAGCTGGCCAAGTGCTGAAAGAGAGGCTAACATCACAGGCTACTCTAACGCAGGTTTTCCAAAAGGGCCAGACTTGTGGTGAGATGAAAATTCATCCTCACAGAGTACACTGTGCTCCACAGCtctcaaaacatttttcaatACCTAAATAGACACTGTTCCAGCCATAGGACAGACAGGTGACCTTATTTTTATAAATCTGCTAATAATCCTCAAATCACAGATCCTCTCAGAATGCAAGAGGAATTGCCACCTGTTATGACCTCCAAAACGCAAATAGAAAGTCTGCAACTTCCACCAAAACATACACAGAGTGGCACGAAACACATTTCACACCTGTTGGACCTTCCCTACCAAGTCAGGGTCAATTCCAGCATTAAGCTTGAACCTGGGCTGTACACATGCATTTCCCACTTTGTGGCCTGCTCTCACTGAAGTGGACTGGGAAATCAATAACatgatgaaaggaaaatgaatatgTTTCCAAAGCCACTGCCCCTGTCTGCAACCAAGCtggtgcatgcatgcacatggcATCTAGGTATTGGCTCCGCAAGACCACACTGGCTTGGTATCTGCTGCTTTTGCTGGGCTTGAAGAGCTCTGTCcactgctttcactgctgctgctgctgttagttAAGGATAGACATTAATAAGTGGTAGATGGACGCCACAAGTTCCTTAATAAAGTTTATTTAATCATAACTATGCTTAGGAAAATACACTTGTAAGGGTTAATATAATGCAATTTAGTTTAACTTTACACTACATTTTGGACAAAAGACTTATACATGTTTTAGGTAAAAACAGGATGTATGTTCTGGCTTGTTTTACATCTATTACAAATGTAGAAAAGACTGTCATGCACTACAGTAGAGaaagagcatgaaaaaaaaattacctttggtTTAATTCAGAGAATACAAGTATTGCACTGTAAAAGCATCAAACATGGTGCAACCAAACATCATAAACATGTTTCCATGCCAGCTTACAAAGGTTTGTTAGCTAGTGTAATTTtagaggaaaatatatatatacataaaacaaTTCCATTAGCTATTTGGATTCTGTTAATATTGTATGCAAGTCACATATCTACACAACCACCATTCAAGAAGGCTCTTGAATTTGGTTAATACTTTTAAGCTACATTAAATCTGTTGAAATCAATGACATCACAAGATCCTAACTGGCCTGTCAGTTgttaaatattcctttttaaatgcCTAAAATTCCAGCCTAGATAATCAAAATCCAGAAATAGCAATTACGATACAATGAATTACAAATGCCTAGCTACCCATATCTAGATCATTTCTCAGGGCAGATACTTTGAGTGTATAGATCCATACAGGCAAAAGCCTGAAACACCACCTTGCTCACCAGAGGACTGGCAGTGTGGGGGTATCGCTGTGCTAATCCTTCCAACCACATACTCGAGATCGAACGCTGGTACGGGTGTTGCTGCCAAGAAACAGGGAAAAGGCTAGTAATGGCAAAACCTACacgaaataatttaaaaatatttgggggggtggggggaatcaCTGTTTAAAGGAATCACCATCCATGGTGGGTTACCTAACCTGTAAATCCTAGGTCAGATATTCAGTATTAGCAATGTCTAACATTGTTTGTTAGGGACACATGACATATTTGCTGCCTTACCTTAACATACTCCCAAATCTTGGTCTttagttcttttaaaaagcaaaacggAGAATTCCAACACAGTTAGGCACCAGTACTGGGTATTTCAGGACGTTGCTGGTGGGGTTTCAAATTGAAAAGATcgacttttcttcttcttaatatttcagtaatttattttcagCTTCTAACCTTGTGGTAAGAAACACTGCTGAACAGAAGCACTGTCCTCCTCAAGGAGTTCTTGTCAGATCAAGCATTAAGGCCTTGACCACTtcacagaaatgcacagcagCGTATCTCAGAGAACCATACCTTTGTTTTTAATCTCGCAGAGAGAGCTTTAAAGTCAATCAATCAACACCGTacttccatttaaaaacaaacaaacaaaaatagccaGGCCAGTCCACAAGTTTATCTGAATATAGCTAAAGTCCTTGAAGTCTCTCGCAAGATGGTAAAAGGCTCTTTGCAAGGATATGAAGGGAGCTATAAAACCTCTACACAATACCGGAATTCCCAGCATCTGCTCTCATCGCTCACAAAGAGTGGCAACGCTTGTATATAAAGGAAACACACttattatcaagaaaaaaaaatacatctataaCTATTACAACTGGTTGTTTAGAAAAACAATTTAACTAGATTTATTTTCTTAACGTTCAACATAAATATAGTTGCAACTTGATCTTCAGTTGACAATGATTGTCGCAGCCAAGGTAAGGACTGAACACTATCTAAGCAAACAAAAACTCACTATACATTATACAGTTTATTTCTGCCATGAGGGACATCCTCCCTCTCGAATCTTTGGCCTCCTATTACCAATCTCTCCCAAAAGCAGAAGCAATGTAGTATTATTGTTCTCTATTCATTCAAGGCAGAGGGTCTGTTTGGAGGGAAGGATCGTGCGGGGTCAGGCAGAGAAGAACGGAGTTTATTCCAGAGCTTGCTTACTTTGCGAGTACTTGCCATCAAGTGCTTTGGCAAATACTGACCGAGTTCCTCAACTCCGTAAGATCTCCAGAAGATACCTGCCTCCAAATTTGCTTCTTTGGAGCTGACAACAGGAGAAGCTGCCCCCACTGATCCAACTGGAAAGGACCTAAAGAAAGTCTTCTGCAGCACTGGTGGGACTGGAGGGGTTTGCTTTCTCCCTGCTGGTTTGGATTTTGATTGTGTTCTACCACTGGCTGGCCTACAAGCAGAAGGCATGCAAACCCTCTTATGTTTCCGTATGCCAGAAGAGAAATCTGGTCAGAATTAGAAACTCCTGGTAGGATGTTTCTTGCATGTAGACCTGAAGTCACAGTCTGACTAGTTATGTGTTTCTCTGTCTGCAGGGAAGCAAGATGATCCTACCAACTGCAACTTGAATGAATAAGGAGCAGGAATTCCTACAGTTCTTAATGCCAGGTTTGTTGCTTACCAGttggtttatcttttttttttttttttttttgggtgcgTGAGATGTTAGATATTGATGAACCATACTTACATCAgtgctactatttttttttaagctcatgaAGTTTGACTGCTGTCCACCACTGaaatgaaaaggggaaagaaatcatCTAGACTTGCAGAATCTGCATACCATTTCCACTGAGAGTGAGTATTTTGCTTTCTGATGATCCcaaattataaattataattaaaagtctgtatacatattaaaaatatcacAAGTGGCATTTCCATGGCATAAAACCTATGAAAATGTCACGACTACAATTCAAAATAGTGTTTTGAACTTGCATTGGTATCCTTTTACCCAAGAACTATACAATTTTAAAGCTAGTCAAAAATACATAACCAAACAGTTCATAATTTCAGCAATTTCATGCACAGCTAATAATACCCcatgaaaacaagaaaacctgTAGTAAAGAGTATCACAGAAAACTGGCCCATGGTAAGCAACGAATCtgaatgtttcaaaataaaaataaaagcttacacaaacaaaaccaaacatgcATATATAAAGTGTACATGTACTGCACAAGCGCTATTCCTAAAGGATTAAACTGCATAGGTAAAAATCAAAAACATAATGTGCAATATTTTAAGCTCTTAAAgcacaatcaaaaaaaaaaaagtagaaaataacAAACTTGCTCCCCCACAACAAAGCCAATTACACATCATGGTTATTAAGATATTAATCAAGATAGAGGTTCTCCAATCAAAAGTTGGAAGGACTGCTCCCAGATTTTGGCTCACCATTCATGCTTAGGGGATCTGAAATGTACGTTCACAATTATAATTATCTTAAACAGTTATGTTCATTGCTAGCCAACTTTGATTTGTTTTACAAAGTGCTCTTTTGTGTAATAGAAGCTATCTTCCTGGTAGAAAAACCATTGAGTAGTTTAACACCTCTAACACCAAGACATATTAAcaactaaaaagagaaaaagaaagagagaaagaattgGCTGCTAGAACAAAAAGCAACTAATGCCAATGGTACTATAAATGCCTCACTTGTGTATGGGTAGCTACAGTCTGGTTCCTAAAGCTCAATTTATAAAGTAATTGCATAAGCTAATAGACTAGAAGCTTACACTGATTTCACAGGACACAGCCTCATATACCCTACCTGCCTTCTCTAATAAAGAGATCCAATAGCTGAGTTCACCATTACACAAAAAGttggcaaaaatattttcaactcaaaaaaaaaaaaaagcaaattaaagcaaaccgtgcttaaaaaaaaaatctacagtatCTGTACATAAGCTGTATAAGATCTTACAAAAGAAGATAAATGTGCCCCCAAACCACAGCTATTTCTACTCCTGCCCCTTTGTCGCCTTCTCCAGATAATACACATTGACTAAATGACGATTGAGGTGCTTGCTGTATTCACCTTCCTTTTTAAACGAGCGGTCACAAAAAATGCACACATAGTTCTCCCTGGCCGCTGCGGCACCTCCAGCTACCTGCGACGCCTTTGGACTCGTTTCCTCTTGAACGGAGCGAGCACCGTTTAACCCTGAATCGTCACTTCCTTCTGATATGTTGTCACTTATGTCGCTGCCCTCATGGCTGTGGATACCCTCGTCCTCATCCATTTCCTGAGATTCGTTCACTGCTGTGTTATCTGGAGATGGCAAGTCCAGAGCTGCTTTATGGCTCTGCATACACCCTTCTGGGGGCACAGCTGCTGGCACGGCATCTCCCATCGGCTCCATCGCTGGCAGGTGCGTCTTAGTGAGGTCCACCGGGTCTGGGTTACTCACAGTTTCTGCCCCGCAGGTTTCCTCCAGCTCCATCTCAGGTGCCAGATTTGGTAACACATCCATGGGCAAATCCAAGCTTTGTTCAGAAGACACTGCATCGGGAGTTTCCTCAGAGCACGTGTCTTGccctttttctgcctctctctcctcctctttttcactAATAGCgtctttgttctcttctgttgCAGCAGGTATTTCTTGGTCTTTTTCCTCGGCCTCCATGTTTGCATCTCGACGTGGCAAGCAAAGCTGTGCCGGGTCCTGCATACGGCCTCCGTTGGGATCGGAGCTCTCCCCGCTAGGAGCATGACCACCGATGTTGTCCAGTGCTGCCCTGTCAGCAGGGTCTTGCTCCTTCTCCTGGTTACTGCCCTGACTGTCAGGCTTCCTGCGTTCATCCTCTTCTGTGAGGGGACACTCCCCTGGGTTCTCCTCTTCCTCGATCTTCTCCTGATCaaatttactgtttttcttactgtgcttatttttcaaagctttcttttttctgtttttcttaaggcaagaattttgctttttagGCTCCTCCTCTGGTACAACGTCAGTCTTTTGAGCTTCCTGGCAATCTCTGGGTTTAgtttccactttctttttcttttttgttactgCTGGGGTGTCATTTGCAGGCTCTTCCTTTGAGGAAGTTACTTCAGCCTCTGCCTTTCTTTTGGTCTTCTTTGTTTTACACAGTTTCTcaatatttttctcagttttaataTCCACCTCCTTGTTTTCTGAAGCCGATTTCCGACTCCTGGTTGTTACCTGGCCTGCACAAACATTGCTCGTTGGCTTCTTTTCCTTTGAcaaattctcttttttctccactttcactgttttctcagttttctttgcaGCCGAATCCCCTTTCGTTTGTTCCTTCTCTGCTTTGTCGTTAATGCTGTCGGAAAAGTCAGCTTCACTCTTTTTAGTCCGTAGCTTCACTTTTGAAACGTCCATGGTGATGTCAGAACAATCGGGATGCCTGGATTTGATGTGATACTGCAGGTTACATTTTTTAGACGCTGCGTAATCACAAACAGGACAGAGGAACTGGCGTGGATTGACGTGGAGCTCAACGTGCTTTTTGAAGTTGCTGCGGTCGGCTGTTTTGTAGTCACAGTGTGGGCAAGTCAGAGGCTTTGGCCCGTTGTGAACCTGCCTTGCGTGACGAGTTACTTCATGCTGGTTGGAGGCCACATAGCTGCACTGATCACATTTGAATGGCTTCTCACCTGTGGAAAGAAGGGTGGAAGGGAACGCTGGTGATTAttcagcacagaggaaaaaaaattacttcccaCCAATACagatacagagaggaaaaaaaacaaaaaagaaaaacttctccATGCgcctttaaaattaaataaataaagtcaaTATGAGGAATCCACAAATCACAAACACGTTCACAAGACACaacaaaaaatatacaaaaaaaagagaaggggcAAGGGTTGGGAGGAAGGGGATCCACAACCAAACAAGCAGTAACAACGTCACAAGTTCTGGCTATGCATACATACCGGCAGAGATCTCTCTACAGTAATATTAGCAAATGGAATCCATACCCAACTGGTCCATTGAATGCATtgtagaaaaatggaaattaacATTTGATGAATAGCAGTTTCACACACGTTTCAAAAAAGTCCAACTTTACACAAATTTAGCATACTTCATGTTTGCATTGAAAAGGAAATGAGGGAAAATAAGCTAGCAAAAAACAAAGCATGTGAAAAAACATACACCACTCAGCTGGTCTTTACCTCTGATAATTCAGTTCTCTgagtttttcatttcaaatgttaCGGTGTATTAAGCATGTGGTGTGTTGGCTGCAGGCTGCTCTTGGCAAGCCAACCGCATCCAGTCCAAAGCCATCATGTTGCTACTGAAAtatgcatttacatttttgcaATGACTCTTGCAGAAGCATTCCTGGAAGTGGTCTGCTCAGCatatgctgctgcagcagaaccAGCTTTCCATTTAAGAATCAAAGTAAATACAGTTTTAGTGCAATAATTTAAGTTCAAAAGTACTTTGAAAACATCTGTGCATGTGCAAATTCAGCTGAGGAATTTGGGATGCTCTTGAATTCTAAACCAGTCTCTCAGAATTGATCTGCAGAACAAGTGCATGCCACTTCCTAGGTACACTGCAaaccccccccgctcctccagcccCTTCTGCCTGTGGTACAGTGGCAGTTCTCCCATTCTCGCATCCTGCTGCCTCGACACTGCCCATGCTCATGAtgctcctctgcagcccatgaTTTGGGAGACCAGAGCAGTCTGCGATGAAGGTGAGGTGACTTCGATTGTGGCGTTGGCTCGTGCGTTAGCAACACAGCTGATCCAGTGCCCTCACAGACTCCGTAACAGGCTGTGTTGCCCCCATGGCAAAGGGAGAGAGGTACTTGTTTAAGAATCTAGATTGTTCCACTTTTGCCTGCAGCATCTCTTTATTATTTAATGCAGGATTGTGCTGGTTGCCCATCATCTTCAGCctatcttccttcctttctcctctatTTCTCATCCCCTTACCACAAGTTTAACCCTTGAGGGCTACACTGGAGTAGGTACCATACCCCTCTCCCAGGGAAGAACCTCTATCACCTACACTTCATGGATCAGCTCCACGTTACTTAGAGGAAGGACAAGAACAGCATCTCCCATTACGTACACTTGAACAAGCTATTCCAACTGTACAAAATGCTCAGAGGTAGTTGCTAAGACCACATTGTAACAGGATAACTCAAAGGTTGTACATGAAAGGTTTGTGCTCACCACCTCTACTAAATCCAGGGTTCTTGCT
Protein-coding sequences here:
- the REST gene encoding RE1-silencing transcription factor, which codes for MRGASSRAAAAASSSSSSSKSRRRRRRPAPPRARPAPRAPPRAPQQPRGRAAPRRRIAAMATQVLGQSGGSSLFPGSANIGMALSNDMYDLHDLSKAELAAPQLIMLANVALTGEVNGNCCDYLVGEERQMAELTTVGDSNFSDSDGEGMEDTQAAESDREVPENVELSSLEVPSVDTQDPVACPTPETPSVDKDVPLEAPGTPESAEDKCKSLKSKPFRCKPCQYEAESEEEFVHHIRVHSAKKFFVEENAEKQAQVKESDSCSTEEVDFSKGPIRCDRCGYNTNRYDHYLAHLKHHNKAGENERVYKCTICTYTTVSEYHWKKHLRNHFPRKVYTCSQCSYFSDRKNNYIQHIRTHTGERPYQCAMCPYSSSQKTHLTRHMRTHSGEKPFKCDQCSYVASNQHEVTRHARQVHNGPKPLTCPHCDYKTADRSNFKKHVELHVNPRQFLCPVCDYAASKKCNLQYHIKSRHPDCSDITMDVSKVKLRTKKSEADFSDSINDKAEKEQTKGDSAAKKTEKTVKVEKKENLSKEKKPTSNVCAGQVTTRSRKSASENKEVDIKTEKNIEKLCKTKKTKRKAEAEVTSSKEEPANDTPAVTKKKKKVETKPRDCQEAQKTDVVPEEEPKKQNSCLKKNRKKKALKNKHSKKNSKFDQEKIEEEENPGECPLTEEDERRKPDSQGSNQEKEQDPADRAALDNIGGHAPSGESSDPNGGRMQDPAQLCLPRRDANMEAEEKDQEIPAATEENKDAISEKEEEREAEKGQDTCSEETPDAVSSEQSLDLPMDVLPNLAPEMELEETCGAETVSNPDPVDLTKTHLPAMEPMGDAVPAAVPPEGCMQSHKAALDLPSPDNTAVNESQEMDEDEGIHSHEGSDISDNISEGSDDSGLNGARSVQEETSPKASQVAGGAAAARENYVCIFCDRSFKKEGEYSKHLNRHLVNVYYLEKATKGQE